Proteins from a genomic interval of Vibrio casei:
- a CDS encoding copper chaperone PCu(A)C translates to MKLKSLALSSLLISSSVMAHDGMKYDDPYARATPPNAVNSAIFMTIENHMASDRTLVTVATPAAEKSELHTVERQGDLMKMRQVDGIKIPAHGEIQLMPGSFHIMLLNVNKPLVEDDSITLTLGYANGEKETLSVPVKKVITGMMPMKKTDDSHSHHNTAN, encoded by the coding sequence ATGAAATTAAAATCACTTGCTCTCAGCTCTCTACTCATCAGCAGCTCCGTTATGGCGCATGATGGCATGAAATATGATGATCCATACGCTAGGGCAACACCGCCGAATGCTGTCAATAGCGCTATTTTTATGACTATTGAAAATCATATGGCTTCTGACCGCACATTAGTCACTGTTGCTACACCTGCTGCAGAAAAGAGTGAGTTACATACTGTCGAAAGACAAGGTGATTTAATGAAAATGCGCCAAGTCGACGGAATAAAAATTCCTGCACATGGGGAAATACAATTAATGCCTGGAAGTTTCCATATTATGCTTTTAAACGTAAATAAGCCTCTTGTGGAAGATGACAGTATTACCCTCACACTTGGATATGCTAATGGCGAAAAAGAAACATTGTCAGTCCCTGTGAAAAAAGTAATAACAGGAATGATGCCGATGAAAAAAACAGATGATAGCCACTCTCATCACAATACGGCAAACTAG